The Eremothecium gossypii ATCC 10895 chromosome VII, complete sequence nucleotide sequence TAGGGACCAGGGCGGGTGCTTCTGTTCTCGGTAGGGGCGGATGCGTGGGGGTTTCGGCTTAGTTGTCTGTGGACAAGATTTGCCGTAGAGACGCAGATGGTGATATTAACTAGACAGGTAATTAATTGCCTGGCAGGGATCGGAAGGTTGGCCGATCGAGGCGTAAGGGTGCGGGAGTTATTTATGGAAATTTCGAGTGCTTGCGCCACAAGCGATTCGCTGGGGAAGTTCTATTTTAGCAGCGACTTTGATGGTGTCGCCAGTATATAAGAAGCATTGGCGAACAAAGAATCTGTATGGTGTTCCTTGTTCCTCACCAAGCCAATTGATCAGATCTGAGTTTGATACTTTAGCCGATTCATCCTATCGCTTTCATAAAGTCAGATGAAGTTTTCTTTGTGTTCATTGGGCCTGGCGCTCGCGACCGGTTCGCTAGCAGCGTCTGATCAGAATTCCGTTATTGGCCGCAGAGCTGTCAGCTCTGGTGCTCCAATGTACTCGAACTCTACGTTACCCGCTTCGTCCACTGCCTCTGGCAGCTCGAGCTCCAGCATCCCTTCGGCAATCGCATCGCACAGCTCGGAGGTCAGCAGCAGACCACCTACCACTACATTAAAGGCCAGTACCTTGGTCGACTATGTCACTGTGACATCATTTGAGACTGTCATCACCTCAGGTGTCTTCTCCACTAACAACTTCACCACTACCGTGGACTCTGTTGAAACGATAACTGTCACCGACTGTCCATGTGTTATTCCAACAACCAGTGTGAGAACTGCTACTATCACCAGCTGGAACATTGTCACCGAGCTAACTACCTACTGCCCATCGCCAACTGAGATTGTGACCAACGGCAAGACTTACACCGTGACAAAGCCAACCACTCTAACCATCACTGACTGTCCATGCAGCGTTCCTGTCGAGAAGCCTCCAATTACCATTACTCCTCCTTCTTCTCAACCACAGCCATCTGCTTCCAAGCCGCAGCCATCTGCTTCCAAGCCAGAATCGTCTGCTTCCAAGCCACAGCCAACTGCTTCCAAGCCACAGCCAAAGCCAGAGCCACCAGTTACTGTTACCACTTGGAACGTTGTGACGGAGCTAACCACCTACTGCCCAGCTCCAACTTCGATTGTGACCAACGGTAAGACCTACACTGTGACTGAAGCAACTACGCTAACGATCACCGACTGCCCATGCAGTGTTCCTGTCATTACTACGCACCCACCAGCTCCTAAGCCATCGACCAAAGAGGAGCCACCAAAGTCTTCTGCTCCACAGCCACCTGCATCTCAACCGCCAGTTGAGCCACCAAAGTCCtctgctccaccagctgagccaccaaagtcttctgctccaccagctcAACCACCAAAGTCCtctgctccaccagctgagccaccaaagtcttctgctccaccagctcAACCACCAAAGTCTtctgctccaccagctgagccaccaaagtcttctgctccaccagctgagccaccaaagtcttctgctccaccagctcAACCACCAAAGTCTtctgctccaccagctgaGCCACCAAAATCCTCTGCACCACCAGTTGA carries:
- the SPI1 gene encoding Spi1p (Syntenic homolog of Saccharomyces cerevisiae YDR077W (SED1) and YER150W (SPI1)) gives rise to the protein MKFSLCSLGLALATGSLAASDQNSVIGRRAVSSGAPMYSNSTLPASSTASGSSSSSIPSAIASHSSEVSSRPPTTTLKASTLVDYVTVTSFETVITSGVFSTNNFTTTVDSVETITVTDCPCVIPTTSVRTATITSWNIVTELTTYCPSPTEIVTNGKTYTVTKPTTLTITDCPCSVPVEKPPITITPPSSQPQPSASKPQPSASKPESSASKPQPTASKPQPKPEPPVTVTTWNVVTELTTYCPAPTSIVTNGKTYTVTEATTLTITDCPCSVPVITTHPPAPKPSTKEEPPKSSAPQPPASQPPVEPPKSSAPPAEPPKSSAPPAQPPKSSAPPAEPPKSSAPPAQPPKSSAPPAEPPKSSAPPAEPPKSSAPPAQPPKSSAPPAEPPKSSAPPVEPPKSSAPPVEPPKSSAPPAEPPKSSAPPAEPPKSTAPPAEPPKSTAPPAEPPKSTAPPAASQPPVQSTSTSVVPTVPTVPVQSSAGANKLAVGGVAGVLGALAFII